A part of Kitasatospora acidiphila genomic DNA contains:
- a CDS encoding AAA family ATPase, protein MGTGPHGPADRAWLRAMDAYTAGAYARAEEEFRTAVRLDPGMADAWLGLHALRCDTSGALLAMHRSKKRFGEQRRRHGRPLSSWYWLGWWVQPVLEDERDLALAHASHWLDGRHLAELDRAMAQCPPPEQDPSVRFLRACRSYLLKDWEQLIRDTDVLLDDALLGIEAGLFGGMARVRLDMCAQAQAPLAASLARCRSEQPQRKELRYWLARAYEGAGRSAAALPLYRSVHRADPAFMDTAARLAAIAAEDGLGLLEELPPFMESIIGPTESADAVALDLISGLGPVLAGDAGPPGADAQPVGEPSPLPQAERSSGGPRDGDTGGPRDADPSEGGPRDGDANRGALGEPTGTTPPPATVRRQPDAPRAASEPTAAQQRLDAALEALEQMVGLDPVKRQVRALSAQLRMAGLRAEQGLPVQPPKRHFVFSGPSGTGKTTVARILGQVFHALGLLSGDHLVEAQRADLVGEFLGQTAVKANELIDSALDGVLFIDEAYSLANSGYSKGDAYGDEALQVLLKRAEDNRDRLVVILAGYPEGMNRLLAANPGLNSRFTTRVDFPSYRPAELTAIGSALAARDGDAWDEDAADELASICAHVVAEGWIDELGNGRFIRTLYEKSCAYRDLRLTQSRELPNREDLATLRLPDLVQAYGELIDGRG, encoded by the coding sequence ATGGGCACCGGCCCGCACGGGCCGGCCGACCGCGCCTGGCTGCGCGCCATGGACGCCTACACGGCCGGCGCCTATGCCCGGGCCGAGGAGGAGTTCCGCACCGCGGTGCGCCTCGACCCCGGCATGGCCGACGCCTGGCTGGGTCTGCACGCGCTGCGCTGCGACACCTCCGGCGCACTGCTGGCCATGCACCGCAGCAAGAAACGTTTCGGCGAGCAGCGCCGCCGGCACGGCCGCCCGCTCAGCTCCTGGTACTGGCTGGGCTGGTGGGTCCAGCCGGTACTGGAGGACGAGCGCGACCTCGCACTGGCGCACGCCTCGCACTGGCTGGACGGCCGCCACCTCGCCGAGCTGGACCGGGCGATGGCCCAGTGCCCGCCCCCCGAGCAGGACCCGTCGGTGCGCTTCCTGCGCGCCTGCCGCTCCTACCTGCTGAAGGACTGGGAGCAGCTGATCCGGGACACCGACGTGCTGCTGGACGACGCACTGCTCGGCATCGAGGCGGGCCTGTTCGGCGGCATGGCCCGGGTCCGGCTGGACATGTGCGCCCAGGCCCAGGCCCCGCTGGCCGCATCCCTGGCCCGCTGCCGCTCCGAGCAGCCGCAGCGCAAGGAGCTGCGCTACTGGCTGGCCCGCGCCTACGAGGGCGCCGGGCGCAGCGCCGCCGCCCTCCCGCTCTACCGCTCGGTGCACCGGGCCGACCCGGCGTTCATGGACACCGCCGCCCGGCTCGCCGCGATCGCCGCCGAAGACGGCCTGGGCCTGCTGGAGGAGCTGCCGCCCTTCATGGAGAGCATCATCGGCCCGACGGAGTCGGCCGACGCCGTCGCCCTGGATCTGATCAGCGGCCTCGGGCCGGTGCTGGCCGGGGACGCCGGCCCGCCGGGTGCCGACGCGCAGCCCGTCGGTGAGCCCAGTCCGCTGCCGCAGGCCGAGCGCTCCAGCGGCGGTCCGCGGGACGGTGACACCGGCGGCCCGCGGGACGCCGACCCGAGCGAGGGCGGTCCGCGCGACGGTGACGCCAACCGGGGCGCGCTCGGTGAACCGACCGGCACCACTCCCCCGCCGGCGACCGTCCGCCGGCAGCCGGACGCCCCGCGCGCCGCCTCCGAACCGACCGCCGCCCAGCAGCGTTTGGACGCCGCCCTGGAAGCCTTGGAGCAGATGGTCGGCCTGGACCCGGTCAAGCGCCAAGTCCGCGCGCTCTCCGCGCAGTTGCGGATGGCCGGGTTGCGTGCCGAGCAGGGCCTGCCGGTGCAGCCGCCCAAGCGGCACTTCGTCTTCTCCGGCCCGTCCGGGACCGGCAAGACCACCGTCGCCCGGATCCTCGGCCAGGTCTTCCACGCCCTCGGCCTGCTCTCCGGCGACCATCTGGTGGAGGCCCAACGGGCTGACCTGGTCGGCGAGTTCCTCGGCCAGACCGCGGTCAAGGCCAATGAGCTGATCGACTCGGCCCTGGACGGCGTGCTCTTCATCGACGAGGCGTACAGCCTGGCCAACTCCGGCTACAGCAAGGGCGATGCCTACGGTGACGAGGCGCTGCAGGTGCTGCTGAAGCGGGCCGAGGACAACCGGGACCGCCTGGTGGTGATCCTGGCCGGCTACCCGGAGGGGATGAACCGGCTGCTGGCCGCGAACCCGGGCCTCAACTCCCGCTTCACCACCCGGGTCGACTTCCCCAGCTACCGCCCCGCCGAACTGACCGCGATCGGCAGCGCGCTGGCCGCCCGGGACGGCGACGCCTGGGACGAGGACGCCGCCGACGAGCTGGCCAGCATCTGCGCGCACGTGGTCGCCGAGGGCTGGATCGACGAGCTGGGCAACGGCCGGTTCATCCGGACCCTCTACGAGAAGTCCTGC
- a CDS encoding uridine kinase family protein, with amino-acid sequence MLRPDDPSQSDELSRLAARLRALPPSLGPVRLVAVDGHAGSGKTTFTERLAAALGGAPVVHLDDLATHQEFFEWVDRLRAWVLEPLGRGETADFSGYDWVARDFRGARKIAPAPVVLLEGVGAGRRALRPLLATLIWMELPAAEARARGLRRDGPELAAFWEHWSAAEAAHFAADPSRPFAQLRVDGRTGRVVANRGN; translated from the coding sequence ATGCTCCGCCCCGACGATCCCAGCCAGTCCGACGAGCTCAGCCGACTGGCCGCGCGCCTGCGCGCGCTGCCGCCGTCCCTCGGCCCGGTGCGGCTGGTGGCGGTGGACGGACACGCCGGCTCGGGCAAGACCACCTTCACCGAACGGCTGGCCGCCGCGCTGGGCGGCGCACCCGTGGTGCACCTGGACGACCTGGCGACCCATCAGGAGTTCTTCGAGTGGGTCGACCGGCTGCGCGCCTGGGTCCTGGAGCCGCTGGGGCGGGGTGAGACGGCCGACTTCTCCGGTTACGACTGGGTCGCCCGGGATTTTCGGGGGGCGCGCAAGATCGCACCCGCGCCGGTAGTTCTCCTGGAGGGCGTCGGTGCCGGCCGGCGGGCACTGCGGCCGCTGCTGGCCACCCTGATCTGGATGGAGCTGCCGGCCGCCGAGGCCCGCGCTCGCGGCCTGCGCCGGGACGGTCCGGAGCTGGCCGCCTTCTGGGAGCACTGGTCGGCGGCCGAGGCCGCACACTTCGCCGCCGACCCCAGCCGCCCGTTCGCCCAGCTCAGAGTGGACGGCCGCACCGGTCGCGTGGTTGCGAACCGAGGCAACTAA